The Myxocyprinus asiaticus isolate MX2 ecotype Aquarium Trade chromosome 6, UBuf_Myxa_2, whole genome shotgun sequence region CTCAATCATAGAAGAATTCATAAAACAATTAGCATTTTACAGCATCAACAACAACAGTTTTCTAAACAAATACTTTGACTTCCTTTTAGTTTGTTGAGAAAGTACAAATGTCTTTCTACCCATCACACACAATAACAGGCAATGTAGCAATTCATGCACTTATTTCAATTGTTCTTTTGAGACAAATTCTTGCTTTTTCTATATTTCATTCCATTAGCAAGGTAAATAAATATGAACTTTGCTCACTGTGACAACGctgaaaaatgattttttttattatgagtcTGTAGATGACTGGATTGGgcaaaactcttcccacatgaagtgcagtggtacGGCCTCTCAccagtatgcactctctcatgtCTTTTAAAGTTTCCTGACCcaatgaaactcttcccacatgatTTACAGTGGTATGgcctctctccagtatgcactctctcatgtgCTTTCAGGTTTCCTGAATTTGTGAAACttttcccacatgaagtgcatttgtatggcttctctccagtatgcactctctcatgtttTTTTAGGTTTCCTGAActagtgaaactctttccacaatgtgaacacttgtaaggtttttctccagtatggactCTTTGGTGATGTTCCAAGTAACGAGCTCTGTGAAAGGCTTTCCCACACTCAGAGCACACATGATCTCTCACACCAGCATGTATGTTCTGGTGCTCTTTTAAACTGTGCAGCTgtgaaaaactctttccacaaagtgAACACAAGTAAGGATTTTCATTTAGATGAATTTCTTGGTGTTTTAGTAAAACTGATGCTGAAGAAAATGTTTTGCCGTACTTATCACAGCTATATGACTTTTCTCCAGAGTGAAAGGACAGATGATCTTTGAGACCACATGCCTGTCTAAAACTCTTACCACAGTGagagcatgtgaaaggcttctcaccagtgtgaattctcatatgACGCTTAAGACTTGCTTTCTGTGTGAAAgtcttcccacactgatggcaggaaaaaggcttctctccagtgtgaattctcatgtgcttcTTAAGATTTTCTTTACATGTCAATGTATTCCCACAGTGTTGGCAAGTGAAAGATTTTTTGACTCTTTTTCTTTTAGTCCTTTTTTGTGAGAAATTCTTTTTAGTATGTGAACCACTAAGCGATTTTTGTCCAGTTTTGAAATTATTAAGTGTCTCAAACGGATggtgtttctcctccacttcattcaagTTTTGGCTTTCCTCTTTAATGTAGATCAGGtctaaaatgaaaacacaaaaggGTTGCCATTAATTTCAAAagacaaatattaaaattaagaaaATGGCAGTTTTTTAAGGAACACTACAGGAACCATTTACAGCTGAAGAATATAAGAAGGCCCTTTTTAAATGCCAAACAAGAAAGCTCAAGATTTAGATGGACACCCACCGgaattttataaacatttctgGCCAACTATCTCACccttattcattaaaaaattacatcAGAAATTGAACATACTGCCTCTGTTCCACAACATAAGAACACAGCCCCAATTTCAGTCCTACTTAATCCAAATAAAGATCCATCACTATGTTACCATCCAAAATCTCTCATTAACGAAGACAATCATTAGTAAAATAGCCATGTATTTAAAATCTGTTATCTCTTATCTTATTCTCCCAGACCAGACATTCTAAAACTTTATCAAAGAACGTCACTCTTCAAACAACACTCAACGCTTATTCACTAGGGCagggtaaaaaatattttattttccgatgcatcgcgatcttgtctcttaaagagacagtaccatttaaaCACATGTACTACATATtaaagtaaatacttgtaaatagtacgaATTAtgaaagtaaacaataaaaatgttacaaaaaaacatatatgcaacataatatatgcaatttcaagtcATTAACTGATGGGATAAACTgaatttgaaaatctttcaaaagctaaaatgtgaccaattttatgaaaaactaatgctaaaatataatttgtaaaatgaattttttttagttGTACCTAGagggttcctttataattaagagcattagaattgattttatatgtaagcaaaatggacattgtaacagaaatgtacccatatgaatcaatatcggaatcgaatcgagagctcaTGAATCGGAAACGAATCTgggaatctgtatcaatacccagccctattattCAACATCATGAACTTCTGCAAATGACAAAATAACAACACAATTATTGTTTCAAATGATGCAGAAAAGCCATTTAAAAAGGTAAATTGGCACTTCCTTTTCAAAACTAGAAAAAGTTGGCTTTAGGAAGTCATTCAT contains the following coding sequences:
- the LOC127442917 gene encoding zinc finger protein 501-like, with translation MMSRKHGGALRDLQRITPGVTTEICVINHCKMMFIKEESEDMSYPEPCSSNAMKDEDTEEQRDLIYIKEESQNLNEVEEKHHPFETLNNFKTGQKSLSGSHTKKNFSQKRTKRKRVKKSFTCQHCGNTLTCKENLKKHMRIHTGEKPFSCHQCGKTFTQKASLKRHMRIHTGEKPFTCSHCGKSFRQACGLKDHLSFHSGEKSYSCDKYGKTFSSASVLLKHQEIHLNENPYLCSLCGKSFSQLHSLKEHQNIHAGVRDHVCSECGKAFHRARYLEHHQRVHTGEKPYKCSHCGKSFTSSGNLKKHERVHTGEKPYKCTSCGKSFTNSGNLKAHERVHTGERPYHCKSCGKSFIGSGNFKRHERVHTGERPYHCTSCGKSFAQSSHLQTHNKKNHFSALSQ